A window of Clostridium botulinum BKT015925 contains these coding sequences:
- the rimO gene encoding 30S ribosomal protein S12 methylthiotransferase RimO → MNRYKIGLISLGCDKNRIDSELLLGKLNEKNEIVNNPNEADIIIVNTCGFIETSKQESIDTIIEMAQYKDKNCKMIIATGCLTQRYSKELQELIPEIDIMLGVNDYANIQNYIDEFFENHNKICQCKYSDVSINEGKRILTTNKHVAYIRISEGCDNFCTYCIIPKIRGKYRSRSIDSIVKEAKELSAMGVKELILVGQDTAIYGRDIYNENKLPELIRAISEIEAIEWIRVLYTYPEEITDELIEEIKSNDKVCNYLDIPIQHVSNTVLKRMNRRSTKEIISENIRKMRSEIKDLCLRTSIIVGFPGETEDEFNELKEFIKEIKFDNLGVFKYSQEEDTAAARMKDQISEELKQSRLEELMIIQQQVSKEKNKNKIGKVYKVLIEGHNDEYWIGRNYQMTPEIDGAIFFKCDKILNVGEFIYIKITDALEYDLIGVVCDESGQ, encoded by the coding sequence GTGAATAGATACAAAATAGGACTTATAAGTTTAGGATGCGATAAAAATAGAATAGATTCAGAATTACTTTTAGGTAAATTAAATGAAAAAAATGAGATAGTTAATAATCCTAATGAAGCCGATATAATTATTGTAAATACTTGTGGGTTTATAGAAACTTCAAAACAGGAGTCTATAGATACGATTATAGAAATGGCTCAATATAAAGATAAGAATTGTAAAATGATTATTGCAACTGGATGTCTTACACAAAGATATTCTAAAGAATTACAAGAACTTATTCCAGAAATAGATATTATGCTTGGAGTAAATGATTATGCAAATATACAAAATTATATAGATGAGTTTTTTGAAAATCACAATAAAATATGTCAATGCAAATATAGTGATGTTTCTATAAATGAAGGAAAAAGAATTTTAACAACTAATAAACATGTTGCTTATATAAGAATATCAGAAGGCTGTGACAACTTCTGTACATATTGTATCATACCTAAAATTAGGGGTAAGTACAGAAGTAGGAGTATAGATAGTATCGTAAAAGAAGCGAAAGAGCTTTCAGCAATGGGAGTTAAAGAGCTTATTTTAGTAGGACAAGATACTGCTATATATGGTAGGGATATATATAATGAGAATAAACTACCAGAGTTAATTAGAGCTATATCAGAAATTGAAGCTATAGAATGGATTAGAGTGTTATATACTTATCCAGAAGAGATTACAGATGAGCTTATTGAAGAGATTAAAAGTAATGATAAGGTATGTAATTATTTAGATATCCCAATACAACATGTAAGCAACACAGTATTAAAGAGAATGAATAGAAGAAGTACCAAGGAAATTATAAGCGAAAATATAAGAAAAATGAGAAGTGAGATTAAAGATTTATGTCTTCGTACTTCAATTATAGTTGGATTTCCAGGTGAAACTGAAGATGAATTTAATGAGTTAAAGGAATTTATAAAAGAGATTAAATTTGATAATTTAGGCGTATTTAAGTATTCTCAAGAAGAAGATACAGCAGCAGCAAGAATGAAAGATCAAATAAGCGAAGAACTTAAACAGTCTAGATTAGAAGAACTTATGATTATACAACAACAGGTTTCTAAAGAAAAGAATAAAAATAAAATAGGAAAAGTGTATAAAGTGTTAATTGAAGGGCATAATGATGAATATTGGATAGGAAGAAATTATCAAATGACACCTGAAATTGATGGTGCAATTTTCTTCAAATGTGATAAAATATTAAATGTAGGTGAGTTTATTTATATAAAAATAACTGATGCATTAGAATATGATTTAATAGGAGTTGTGTGTGATGAATCTGGCCAATAA
- a CDS encoding ClpP family protease yields the protein MCNNDPNNQNSQQNINSIKELGIKDQNIKSQRFQVLPIIGQIEGHSVLPPQSKATKYEHVIPQLVDIEMNDDIEGVLIILNTVGGDVEAGLAIAEMISSLSKPSVSLVIGGGHSIGVPLATCADYSFISPSATMIVHPIRMNGLVLGVPQTFEYFNKMQERIIDFIKRTSKINKDTLRSLMLQTDELLNDMGTILIGKQAVDYGLIDEVGGLSSAINKLEEIIDSKSKKTS from the coding sequence ATGTGTAATAATGACCCTAACAATCAAAACAGTCAACAAAATATTAATTCTATAAAAGAATTAGGTATTAAAGATCAAAATATTAAGTCTCAAAGATTTCAGGTGCTACCAATAATAGGCCAAATTGAAGGTCACTCAGTATTACCACCACAATCTAAGGCTACTAAGTATGAACATGTTATTCCCCAATTAGTAGATATAGAAATGAATGATGATATAGAAGGTGTACTTATAATTTTAAATACTGTAGGCGGAGATGTAGAAGCTGGGCTTGCTATAGCTGAAATGATTAGTAGCTTAAGTAAACCAAGTGTATCATTGGTTATAGGTGGTGGTCACTCAATAGGTGTTCCACTTGCAACTTGTGCTGATTATTCTTTTATATCACCTTCGGCAACTATGATAGTTCATCCAATAAGAATGAATGGATTAGTATTAGGTGTTCCACAGACATTTGAGTATTTTAATAAAATGCAAGAGCGGATTATTGATTTTATAAAACGTACTTCTAAAATAAACAAAGATACACTTAGAAGTCTTATGCTTCAAACAGATGAATTATTAAATGATATGGGTACAATCTTAATTGGAAAGCAAGCAGTTGATTATGGACTAATAGATGAAGTTGGGGGATTAAGTAGTGCCATAAATAAATTAGAAGAAATAATTGATAGTAAAAGTAAAAAAACTAGCTAA
- a CDS encoding pyridoxal phosphate-dependent aminotransferase, which produces MILSKKAKDISPSLTLSITAKAKEMSKQGKNIISFGVGEPDFDTPINIQKAAIKAIENGCTRYTPASGILELKKAIVEKFKKDNNLIYDIDSIIISTGAKQCLANVFSAILNPGDEVLVSIPYWVSYPELIKLNDGVPVFVHNSGEDNYKYTAKSLQNALSEKTKAIILNSPNNPTGAIYSRDELLEIANFAKQNDLIIISDEIYEKLIYGDNKHISIASLNEDAFKRTIVINGVSKSYAMTGWRIGYAAASKEITKLMSSIQSHTTSNPNSIAQYAALEALTGPQYSLYAMVEEFENRKNYMVSKIDSMKNVSCINAEGAFYIMLNVSNFYGKRNGKVLINGSMDFASELLNTRNVAVIPGIAFGADEYIRLSYANSMKNIKEGLNIIEDFMNNLA; this is translated from the coding sequence ATGATATTGTCAAAAAAAGCTAAAGACATTTCGCCATCTTTAACTTTATCTATAACAGCTAAAGCTAAAGAAATGAGCAAACAAGGAAAAAATATTATAAGCTTTGGTGTTGGAGAACCTGATTTTGATACTCCTATAAATATACAAAAAGCAGCTATAAAGGCTATAGAAAATGGATGTACTAGATATACACCTGCATCTGGAATACTAGAATTAAAAAAAGCTATTGTAGAAAAATTTAAAAAAGATAATAATTTAATATATGATATAGATAGTATAATAATCTCTACAGGAGCTAAACAATGTTTAGCTAATGTTTTTTCAGCTATATTAAATCCAGGAGATGAAGTTTTAGTATCAATACCTTATTGGGTAAGTTATCCAGAACTTATAAAGTTAAATGATGGTGTACCTGTTTTTGTACATAATAGTGGAGAAGATAACTATAAGTATACAGCAAAATCATTACAAAATGCATTAAGTGAAAAAACAAAAGCTATTATTTTAAATAGTCCTAATAATCCAACTGGTGCTATATATTCAAGAGATGAATTATTAGAAATAGCTAATTTTGCTAAACAAAATGATTTAATTATAATATCAGATGAAATTTATGAAAAGCTTATTTATGGGGATAATAAGCATATTAGTATAGCTAGTTTAAATGAAGATGCATTTAAAAGAACAATTGTAATTAATGGTGTATCTAAATCGTATGCTATGACTGGATGGAGAATAGGATATGCTGCGGCTAGTAAAGAGATTACAAAATTAATGTCAAGTATACAAAGCCACACTACTTCAAATCCTAATTCTATAGCACAGTATGCGGCGCTTGAAGCTTTAACAGGTCCACAATATAGTTTATATGCTATGGTAGAAGAATTTGAAAATAGAAAGAACTATATGGTGTCAAAAATAGATTCTATGAAAAATGTATCTTGTATAAATGCTGAAGGTGCATTTTATATAATGCTAAATGTGTCAAATTTTTATGGTAAAAGGAATGGTAAAGTTTTAATAAATGGATCTATGGATTTTGCAAGTGAACTACTTAATACTAGAAATGTAGCTGTAATTCCAG
- the rny gene encoding ribonuclease Y yields the protein MIVTILIAIFVIIYVRKNISQAKIAEAEVKSKQIIVDAERDAEAKKKEAILEAKEEVHKIRNDFEKESRERRNEIQRLERRIIQREELLDKKSEAIESKEEALNKKQQDINEKETSIDELYEKQRQELERLSNLSSDEARELLLEETKKEIKHDLAIMIKDMENKAKEEADKKAKEIISTAIQRCAADHVAESTVHVVSLPNDEMKGRIIGREGRNIRALETLTGVDLIIDDTPEAVILSGFDPIRRQVARIALEKLIIDGRIHPARIEEMVEKAKQEVENDIKEEGEQATFETGVHGLHQELIKLLGRLKYRTSYGQNVLKHSMEVAYLAGLMASELGMDPTLAKRAGLLHDIGKAVDHEVEGPHALIGSEMAKKYHESAIVVNAIAAHHGDVEYDSIEAILVQAADAISAARPGARRETLEAYIKRLEKLEEIANSYEGVEKSYAIQAGREVRIMVKPEDIDDYGCIEMSKNIVKRIESELEYPGQIKVNIIRETRAVEYAK from the coding sequence ATGATTGTTACAATTTTAATTGCTATATTTGTAATAATATATGTAAGAAAAAATATTTCACAAGCTAAGATTGCTGAAGCTGAAGTTAAATCTAAGCAGATAATCGTAGATGCTGAGAGAGATGCTGAGGCAAAAAAGAAAGAAGCAATTTTAGAGGCAAAAGAGGAAGTTCATAAAATTAGAAATGATTTTGAAAAAGAATCTAGGGAAAGACGTAATGAAATTCAAAGATTAGAAAGAAGAATTATTCAAAGAGAAGAGCTGCTAGATAAGAAAAGTGAGGCTATTGAAAGCAAAGAAGAAGCCTTAAATAAAAAGCAGCAAGATATTAATGAGAAAGAAACTAGTATAGATGAACTCTATGAAAAGCAAAGACAAGAGTTAGAAAGGCTGTCAAACTTATCTTCAGATGAGGCTAGAGAATTATTATTAGAAGAAACTAAAAAAGAAATCAAACATGATCTTGCAATAATGATTAAGGATATGGAAAATAAGGCAAAAGAAGAAGCCGACAAAAAAGCAAAAGAAATCATATCCACAGCAATACAAAGATGTGCTGCTGATCATGTTGCAGAGAGTACTGTTCATGTAGTTTCATTACCTAATGATGAGATGAAAGGTAGAATTATAGGAAGAGAAGGAAGAAACATAAGAGCGCTTGAAACTTTAACAGGTGTTGATCTTATAATAGATGATACTCCAGAAGCAGTAATTTTATCTGGATTTGATCCTATTAGAAGACAAGTGGCACGAATAGCTCTTGAAAAGTTAATAATTGATGGTAGAATTCATCCTGCTAGGATAGAAGAAATGGTTGAAAAAGCAAAACAAGAAGTTGAAAATGATATTAAAGAAGAAGGAGAGCAAGCTACTTTTGAAACAGGAGTACATGGATTACATCAAGAGTTAATAAAACTTTTGGGAAGATTGAAGTACCGTACAAGTTACGGACAAAATGTGTTAAAACATTCTATGGAAGTAGCTTATTTAGCAGGTCTTATGGCATCTGAATTAGGAATGGATCCAACTCTAGCTAAAAGAGCTGGTTTATTACATGATATAGGTAAAGCGGTGGATCATGAAGTAGAAGGTCCTCATGCACTTATAGGTTCAGAAATGGCTAAGAAGTATCATGAATCTGCTATAGTTGTTAATGCTATAGCTGCACATCATGGAGATGTTGAATACGATTCAATTGAAGCTATCCTTGTTCAAGCAGCTGATGCTATATCAGCAGCGCGTCCTGGTGCAAGAAGAGAAACTCTAGAAGCTTATATCAAGAGACTAGAAAAACTTGAAGAAATAGCAAATTCATACGAAGGTGTAGAAAAATCTTATGCTATACAAGCTGGAAGAGAAGTTAGAATCATGGTTAAACCAGAGGACATTGATGATTATGGATGCATCGAAATGTCGAAAAACATTGTTAAAAGAATAGAAAGTGAGCTAGAGTATCCTGGACAAATTAAAGTAAATATTATCAGGGAAACTAGAGCAGTAGAATATGCAAAATAA
- the dapG gene encoding aspartate kinase: MKILVQKFGGTSVSTKEKRKLVVKKVLNAINAGYKPIVVVSAMGRKGEPYATDSLLGLLTDSFKENNLLATDLLMSCGEVISSVVMSNELSKNNINAIPLTGGQAGINTDENYSDASVKDVDTKRLMKLLEEDKVPVVCGFQGINEQGFVTTLGRGGSDVTAALLGVALKAEQVEIYTDVDGIMTADPRIVKGASLIEEISYNEVFQFADQGAKVIHPRAVEIAMKGNVPLAIKNTMSECKGTMIDNIGSLDASNIITGITHMANRVQIRINLDENQGNQNYYELLPVLAENLISIDLINVFPKEKIFTIDKKDLNKFDNIMNSINIKYSYIDNCSKIAIIGSRMRGIPGVMAKILKSLVKEKIEILQTADSHTTIWCLVESKYTETAINLLHKEFNL, translated from the coding sequence ATGAAAATTTTAGTACAGAAATTTGGTGGAACGTCAGTATCTACTAAAGAAAAAAGAAAATTAGTAGTTAAAAAGGTACTCAATGCTATAAATGCTGGTTATAAACCAATAGTAGTAGTTTCAGCTATGGGAAGAAAAGGGGAACCTTATGCTACAGATTCATTATTAGGATTGTTAACTGATTCTTTCAAAGAAAATAATCTTTTAGCTACAGATCTTTTAATGAGTTGTGGAGAAGTTATAAGTTCAGTTGTAATGTCAAATGAATTAAGTAAAAATAATATAAATGCTATTCCGCTAACTGGTGGACAGGCTGGGATAAATACAGATGAAAATTATTCAGATGCATCTGTAAAAGATGTAGATACAAAACGATTAATGAAATTATTAGAGGAAGATAAAGTTCCTGTTGTTTGTGGATTCCAAGGAATAAATGAACAAGGATTTGTAACTACATTAGGAAGAGGCGGTAGCGATGTTACAGCAGCACTTTTAGGAGTAGCATTAAAAGCTGAACAAGTAGAAATATATACTGATGTTGATGGTATAATGACTGCTGATCCTAGAATAGTAAAAGGAGCTTCATTAATTGAAGAAATAAGTTATAATGAGGTATTCCAATTTGCAGATCAAGGAGCAAAAGTTATTCATCCAAGAGCAGTTGAAATAGCTATGAAAGGAAATGTGCCATTAGCTATAAAGAATACTATGAGTGAATGCAAAGGTACAATGATAGATAATATAGGTTCATTAGATGCATCAAATATCATTACAGGAATAACACATATGGCAAATAGAGTTCAGATAAGAATTAATTTAGATGAAAATCAAGGAAATCAAAATTATTATGAATTATTGCCAGTGCTTGCAGAAAATTTAATAAGTATAGACTTAATAAATGTATTTCCTAAAGAAAAAATATTTACAATAGACAAAAAAGATCTTAATAAATTTGATAATATTATGAATTCAATTAATATAAAATATTCTTATATAGATAATTGTAGTAAAATAGCTATAATAGGTTCTAGAATGAGAGGAATACCAGGTGTAATGGCAAAAATATTAAAATCACTTGTAAAAGAAAAGATAGAAATACTTCAAACTGCTGATTCACATACTACTATATGGTGTTTGGTAGAATCTAAGTATACTGAAACTGCTATAAATCTTCTTCATAAAGAATTTAATCTATAA
- the pgsA gene encoding CDP-diacylglycerol--glycerol-3-phosphate 3-phosphatidyltransferase, whose translation MNLANKLTLLRVILVPIFLIFISISSPTNTLIAIVIFVVAALTDKLDGYIARSRNEITNFGKFMDPLADKLLVTSALVALVQYKVIPAWMVMIIIAREFAVTGLRAVAASEGVVIAASWWGKIKTVIQIIAIILCLISLIYTASYMRYVTYISISLAVLITLISGIDYFVKNRKVISPNH comes from the coding sequence ATGAATCTGGCCAATAAGCTTACATTACTTAGAGTTATATTAGTACCCATTTTTTTGATATTTATATCAATAAGTAGTCCAACAAACACATTAATAGCAATTGTTATATTTGTGGTTGCAGCTTTGACAGATAAATTAGACGGATATATTGCTAGAAGTAGAAATGAAATAACAAACTTTGGCAAATTCATGGATCCTTTAGCAGATAAGTTACTTGTAACATCAGCATTAGTTGCTTTAGTGCAGTATAAGGTTATACCGGCTTGGATGGTAATGATAATTATCGCTAGAGAATTTGCTGTTACAGGACTAAGGGCAGTTGCTGCTTCAGAAGGTGTTGTAATTGCTGCTAGCTGGTGGGGAAAAATTAAAACTGTTATTCAAATAATTGCAATAATTTTATGTTTGATTAGTCTAATATATACTGCAAGTTACATGAGATATGTTACATATATATCTATATCTTTAGCAGTTCTTATTACACTTATTTCTGGGATTGATTATTTTGTGAAAAATCGCAAGGTAATTAGCCCAAATCATTAA
- the recA gene encoding recombinase RecA: protein MNTEKMKALQAALTQIEKQFGKGSVMKLGEEKVLNIEAISTGSLSLDIALGIGGIPRGRIIEIFGPESSGKTTVALHIVAEAQKAGGTAAFIDAEHALDPVYAKALGVDIDNLIVSQPDTGEQALEICEALVRSGAVDIIVVDSVAALVPKAEIEGEMGDAHVGLQARLMSQALRKLTGSINKSKCAAIFINQLREKVGIMFGNPETTPGGRALKFYASVRLDVRKIEIIKQGDAFLGNRTRVKVVKNKVAPPFKQAEFDIMYGSGISYEGNVLDVGVENEIIQKSGSWFSYKDTRLGQGRENVKQFLKENPNILVEVENQIRAKHNLQLRNENENKKSKENPEKVKE, encoded by the coding sequence ATGAATACTGAAAAAATGAAAGCATTACAAGCTGCTTTAACTCAAATAGAAAAACAATTTGGAAAAGGTTCGGTAATGAAATTAGGAGAAGAAAAAGTTCTTAATATAGAGGCAATATCTACAGGAAGTTTATCTTTAGATATTGCTTTAGGGATTGGTGGTATACCTAGAGGAAGAATTATTGAAATTTTTGGACCAGAATCATCAGGTAAAACAACTGTAGCATTACATATTGTTGCTGAAGCACAAAAGGCTGGGGGTACTGCTGCGTTTATAGATGCAGAACATGCATTAGATCCTGTGTATGCAAAAGCGCTTGGAGTAGATATAGATAACTTAATAGTTTCTCAACCAGATACTGGAGAGCAAGCTTTAGAAATTTGCGAAGCATTAGTAAGATCTGGAGCTGTTGACATTATAGTTGTAGACTCAGTAGCTGCATTAGTTCCAAAAGCAGAAATTGAAGGTGAAATGGGAGATGCTCATGTTGGTCTTCAAGCAAGACTTATGTCACAAGCATTAAGAAAATTAACAGGCTCTATTAATAAATCAAAATGTGCTGCCATATTTATAAATCAGTTAAGAGAAAAAGTAGGTATAATGTTTGGAAATCCAGAAACAACACCTGGTGGTAGAGCATTAAAATTCTATGCTTCTGTAAGATTAGATGTAAGAAAAATCGAAATTATAAAACAAGGTGATGCATTCTTAGGAAATAGAACAAGAGTAAAAGTAGTTAAAAATAAAGTAGCACCACCTTTTAAACAGGCGGAATTTGATATAATGTACGGTAGTGGAATTTCTTATGAAGGGAATGTTCTTGACGTAGGAGTAGAAAATGAAATAATCCAAAAGAGTGGATCTTGGTTCTCTTATAAGGATACTAGATTAGGACAAGGAAGAGAGAACGTTAAACAATTCTTAAAGGAAAATCCTAATATCTTAGTGGAAGTAGAAAATCAAATAAGAGCTAAACATAATCTTCAATTGAGAAATGAAAATGAAAACAAAAAATCAAAAGAAAATCCTGAAAAAGTAAAGGAATAA
- a CDS encoding YlmC/YmxH family sporulation protein: protein MNEKVKLYSEIENYEIININNGEKYNYVYNNDIIIDEEGNLKLLIINDNNTGFRFFKSESFLEVPWEYVNKIGAKTIIIDVEENGLKKSYK, encoded by the coding sequence ATGAATGAAAAAGTTAAGCTATACAGTGAGATAGAAAATTACGAAATAATTAATATTAATAATGGCGAAAAATATAATTATGTATATAATAATGATATAATAATTGATGAAGAAGGTAATCTAAAATTATTAATAATAAATGATAATAATACAGGCTTTAGATTTTTTAAATCAGAAAGTTTTTTAGAAGTGCCTTGGGAATATGTGAACAAGATAGGGGCTAAAACAATAATTATAGATGTAGAAGAAAATGGACTTAAAAAATCGTATAAGTAA
- a CDS encoding FtsK/SpoIIIE family DNA translocase has translation MPLAKRNKHSKKPSDTVQSSQMPNDIKGIIFITLGILMILSVFASDSSGILGKSIRKLLIGLFGMGSYIFPLLIIFVGVSYIVKNGKITFNNRFYGIFIFILNTLLFIQMIHVKDYYIEGNFMHGVKKIFDETSMIHGGIISYIVDVPLYKLLGIIGSYIVFIALYIIAVIFIMQISLGELLMMLKGSAMQKRKVKNTLSDKDIIYDNEKDTNSSFIKGLNNKIKFVNFLKSTEDIDADREEINDNEKVHRKSEMDEPKIVPNIVDNKPINNTQMFNKPDIAKKSYVEEESNNFINDEIQQKSNEMRPEYVFPSTQLLNHNINNGYDKNSKRELINYASKLEETLTSFGVNAKVIQVTKGPSVTRFELQPSAGVKVSKITHLSDDIALSLAASSVRIEAPIPGKSAIGIEVPNKVVSAVYLSEVIESNEFKNFNKNIAFAVGKDISGKCVVADLSKMPHLLIAGATGSGKSVCINTLIISLIYKYSPEDVKLLLVDPKVVELNIYNDIPHLLIPVVTNPKKAAGALNWAVTEMTRRYNLFAENNVRNVEGYNELVKKGRLNEKLPWIVIIIDELADLMMVSPGEVEEYIARLAQMARAAGMHLVIATQRPSVDVITGVIKANIPSRISFAVSSQIDSRTIIDSAGAEKLLGKGDMLFYPVGESKPVRIQGAFISEEEVENIVNFIKNQKGPVEYQENIINEINTKVEKQNSDSDELLDEAIEIAMENGQISTSLLQRRLKIGYNRAARIIDDMEEKGIISGKNGSKPRQILLDNEDLKNNN, from the coding sequence ATGCCATTGGCTAAAAGAAATAAACATTCTAAAAAACCATCTGACACAGTACAATCTTCTCAAATGCCCAATGATATTAAAGGAATAATATTTATTACACTAGGAATACTTATGATTTTAAGTGTTTTTGCAAGTGACTCTTCAGGAATTTTAGGAAAAAGTATAAGAAAACTTTTAATTGGTTTGTTTGGAATGGGATCATATATATTTCCGCTATTAATAATATTTGTAGGTGTAAGTTACATTGTGAAAAATGGGAAAATAACTTTCAATAATAGATTCTATGGAATTTTTATTTTTATATTGAATACTCTTTTATTTATACAAATGATACATGTTAAAGATTATTATATAGAAGGCAATTTTATGCATGGTGTTAAAAAAATATTTGATGAAACATCAATGATTCATGGAGGAATTATTAGTTATATAGTAGATGTTCCGTTGTATAAGCTTTTAGGGATTATAGGATCATATATAGTATTTATAGCCCTATACATTATAGCTGTCATTTTTATAATGCAGATTTCTTTAGGGGAACTTCTAATGATGCTTAAAGGAAGTGCTATGCAAAAAAGAAAAGTTAAAAACACTTTAAGTGATAAGGATATTATATATGATAATGAAAAAGATACTAATTCATCATTTATAAAAGGATTAAACAATAAAATAAAATTTGTTAATTTCCTAAAATCTACTGAAGATATAGATGCAGATAGGGAAGAAATTAATGATAATGAAAAAGTTCATAGAAAATCAGAAATGGACGAGCCTAAAATTGTGCCTAATATAGTAGATAATAAACCTATTAATAACACTCAAATGTTTAATAAACCTGATATTGCTAAAAAATCTTATGTAGAAGAAGAGTCAAATAATTTTATAAATGATGAAATACAACAAAAATCAAATGAAATGAGACCAGAATATGTATTTCCATCTACTCAATTATTAAATCATAATATCAATAATGGATATGATAAAAATAGTAAAAGAGAACTTATTAATTATGCATCTAAATTAGAAGAGACATTAACTAGTTTTGGAGTTAATGCAAAGGTTATACAAGTAACGAAGGGACCTTCAGTTACAAGATTTGAATTACAACCTAGTGCAGGGGTTAAAGTTAGCAAAATCACTCATTTATCTGACGATATAGCACTAAGTTTGGCTGCATCTTCTGTAAGAATTGAAGCTCCTATACCAGGTAAAAGTGCTATAGGTATAGAGGTGCCTAATAAGGTTGTATCAGCAGTTTATTTAAGTGAAGTTATAGAATCTAATGAATTTAAAAATTTCAATAAAAATATTGCTTTCGCAGTAGGAAAAGATATCAGTGGAAAGTGCGTAGTTGCAGATTTATCTAAGATGCCTCATTTATTAATTGCAGGTGCTACTGGTTCAGGTAAAAGTGTATGTATTAATACTTTGATAATTAGTTTGATTTATAAATATTCTCCTGAAGATGTAAAATTACTTTTGGTAGACCCTAAGGTGGTAGAGTTAAATATATACAACGATATACCACATTTATTAATTCCTGTAGTTACAAATCCTAAAAAGGCAGCTGGCGCACTTAATTGGGCGGTAACAGAAATGACGAGAAGATACAATCTCTTTGCGGAAAACAATGTGAGAAACGTAGAAGGGTACAATGAACTTGTTAAGAAAGGAAGATTAAATGAGAAGTTACCATGGATAGTAATAATAATAGATGAGCTTGCAGATCTTATGATGGTTTCACCAGGGGAAGTAGAAGAGTATATAGCAAGACTTGCACAAATGGCAAGAGCAGCTGGAATGCATTTAGTTATAGCAACTCAACGTCCATCAGTAGATGTAATTACTGGGGTAATAAAAGCGAATATACCTTCTAGAATATCGTTTGCTGTTTCTAGCCAAATAGATTCTAGAACTATTATTGATTCGGCTGGTGCGGAGAAACTATTAGGAAAAGGAGATATGTTATTTTATCCGGTAGGAGAATCTAAACCTGTTAGAATACAAGGTGCATTTATTTCGGAAGAAGAAGTGGAAAATATAGTTAATTTTATAAAAAATCAAAAAGGACCAGTTGAGTATCAAGAAAATATTATAAATGAGATAAATACTAAAGTGGAAAAACAAAATTCAGATAGTGATGAATTGTTAGATGAAGCCATAGAAATTGCTATGGAAAACGGACAAATATCTACATCGTTATTACAAAGAAGATTGAAAATTGGGTATAACAGAGCTGCTAGAATAATTGATGATATGGAAGAAAAGGGGATAATTTCTGGAAAAAATGGAAGTAAACCAAGACAAATATTATTAGATAATGAAGATTTAAAAAATAATAATTAA